In Zingiber officinale cultivar Zhangliang chromosome 11B, Zo_v1.1, whole genome shotgun sequence, a single window of DNA contains:
- the LOC122035007 gene encoding uncharacterized protein LOC122035007 — protein sequence MMTSRLLALILVAGASFAFLSFNTMVLNGAGPALADSTVTVIPLQGRSAVIIFSNRKRKDNRYHTVNIRNDKDLASINKADYPHYDPPPSSRAIIDHGPIEHGTPLMPYIPRSTPPPPPFHPNRGSP from the exons ATGATGACTTCGCGCCTTCTTGCTTTGATTTTGGTCGCGGGGGCTTCATTTGCGTTCCTTTCCTTCAACACTATGGTTCTCAACGGCGCAG GTCCCGCATTGGCTGATAGCACTGTAACAGTTATCCCTCTGCAAGGTAGAAGTGCCGTGATCATCTTCAGTAACAGGAAGCGCAAG GATAACAGATACCACACTGTCAATATCAGAAATGATAAGGATCTAGCAAGCATCAACAAGGCTGATTATCCCCACTACGATCCACCTCCAAGTTCAAGAGCAATCATTGATCATGGTCCAATCGAACATGGAACTCCGCTTATGCCTTACATCCCCAGATCTACGCCGCCTCCGCCACCGTTCCACCCTAACCGTGGATCTCCATGA